In one Lycorma delicatula isolate Av1 chromosome 5, ASM4794821v1, whole genome shotgun sequence genomic region, the following are encoded:
- the LOC142324754 gene encoding uncharacterized protein LOC142324754 isoform X3, whose amino-acid sequence MLNITKTSNDIIESRREPVRRKSPSNSKRDSIKTETITNKSGAIETSVNNNKDKYNIDNNGPVVFPNSKLDIENNNYNNTTGKHINKRQQYSQAKPQKQPNRRNDPVKRIDSCPLCDSSVFSYCSDKLLHDACCCLNPFENSLPYQCQYADCSFLHSNSCREHHLITACCCDRFIYRL is encoded by the exons ATGATATAATTGAATCTAGAAGAGAACCGGTTCGGAGGAAATCACCAAGTAATTCAAAACGTGATTCGATTAAAACTGAAACAATCACAAATAAAAGTGGTGCAATAGAAacttctgtaaataataataaagataaatataatattgacaaTAATGGACCAGTAGTTTTTCCGAATAGCAAATtagatattgaaaataataattataataatacaactggaaaacatattaataaaaggcAACAATATTCTCAAGCAAAACCACAGAAACAACCTAACAGACGAAATGATCCAGTAAAACGTATTGATTCATGCCCACTTTGTGATTCATCTGTTTTTAGCTACTGCAGTGATAAATTGTTACATGATGCTTGCTGCTGTCTCAATCCGTTTG aaaattctcTACCATATCAATGTCAGTATGCGGACTGCAGTTTTCTTCATTCTAACTCCTGTCGAGAACATCATTTGATTACAGCATGCTGTTGTGATAGATTCATTTATCGGTTGTAG
- the LOC142324754 gene encoding uncharacterized protein LOC142324754 isoform X2, with product MLNITKTSSRPATYDDIIESRREPVRRKSPSNSKRDSIKTETITNKSGAIETSVNNNKDKYNIDNNGPVVFPNSKLDIENNNYNNTTGKHINKRQQYSQAKPQKQPNRRNDPVKRIDSCPLCDSSVFSYCSDKLLHDACCCLNPFENSLPYQCQYADCSFLHSNSCREHHLITACCCDRFIYRL from the exons ATGATATAATTGAATCTAGAAGAGAACCGGTTCGGAGGAAATCACCAAGTAATTCAAAACGTGATTCGATTAAAACTGAAACAATCACAAATAAAAGTGGTGCAATAGAAacttctgtaaataataataaagataaatataatattgacaaTAATGGACCAGTAGTTTTTCCGAATAGCAAATtagatattgaaaataataattataataatacaactggaaaacatattaataaaaggcAACAATATTCTCAAGCAAAACCACAGAAACAACCTAACAGACGAAATGATCCAGTAAAACGTATTGATTCATGCCCACTTTGTGATTCATCTGTTTTTAGCTACTGCAGTGATAAATTGTTACATGATGCTTGCTGCTGTCTCAATCCGTTTG aaaattctcTACCATATCAATGTCAGTATGCGGACTGCAGTTTTCTTCATTCTAACTCCTGTCGAGAACATCATTTGATTACAGCATGCTGTTGTGATAGATTCATTTATCGGTTGTAG
- the LOC142324754 gene encoding uncharacterized protein LOC142324754 isoform X1: protein MSSGCNRFIDVSLFKQFVFYKMINSNKLKFLMFLFLITFFTLYSVTVTYADDIIESRREPVRRKSPSNSKRDSIKTETITNKSGAIETSVNNNKDKYNIDNNGPVVFPNSKLDIENNNYNNTTGKHINKRQQYSQAKPQKQPNRRNDPVKRIDSCPLCDSSVFSYCSDKLLHDACCCLNPFENSLPYQCQYADCSFLHSNSCREHHLITACCCDRFIYRL from the exons ATGTCCTCCGGCTGTAACCGCTTTATTGACGTATCGttgtttaaacaatttgttttttacaaaatgattaactcaaataaattaaaatttttaatgtttttatttttaattacgttttttacTTTGTATTCAGTTACCGTGACTTATGCAG ATGATATAATTGAATCTAGAAGAGAACCGGTTCGGAGGAAATCACCAAGTAATTCAAAACGTGATTCGATTAAAACTGAAACAATCACAAATAAAAGTGGTGCAATAGAAacttctgtaaataataataaagataaatataatattgacaaTAATGGACCAGTAGTTTTTCCGAATAGCAAATtagatattgaaaataataattataataatacaactggaaaacatattaataaaaggcAACAATATTCTCAAGCAAAACCACAGAAACAACCTAACAGACGAAATGATCCAGTAAAACGTATTGATTCATGCCCACTTTGTGATTCATCTGTTTTTAGCTACTGCAGTGATAAATTGTTACATGATGCTTGCTGCTGTCTCAATCCGTTTG aaaattctcTACCATATCAATGTCAGTATGCGGACTGCAGTTTTCTTCATTCTAACTCCTGTCGAGAACATCATTTGATTACAGCATGCTGTTGTGATAGATTCATTTATCGGTTGTAG